The nucleotide window GCAACTTTAACCTTGGCTATATGCTCTACTGGAGAGTTTTTCATTAACACGGAAAAAATCATCATTTAATCGTTTTTACAGGCTCGTTTGGGCACTTTTTATGCAAGGGTACGAAAGTAAAGTGTGATTATCGAAGTGTTTTTGCACGAAAATGTCATGATACGGACACAATTTCGAAATATGTCATGGCTATTCTCACAATTATTGTGGTAATTAAAAATCTCCACATGGAGTGGTTACAACAGTTTATTTAAACAAGGTAAGGTGGCTTATGGACGGCTTTCAACTAGATGACATTTTTAATCTGGATACTACCTCAACAACCAAATCTCGTGCCAAACCAATGAAACGTAAATGGCGAGAAATAGAAGAGATGAACGACAGACGCAACTTATTGAAAGAACTGCGGGAACTCGATGTCTGTAATGACTACAACCTAGACGACATTAAACTCTAATTCGAACAAAAGGCACCTCATGGGTGCCTTTTGTTATTTGGTATAGAGCGAAGATTAAGGGTGCCACAGGTGCTTTGGGTTCGCTTACACCCAATTCTCACATAGTGATAATTATCTGTATGTGACCTCCGCATTCAAACGAAGTTTTATTTGTATTAAATTCTTATTTGGTAAGAAAAACGACATACAAACCCGAGCAAACGCCTCATTTACTCGGGCAAAATGCACGTTAGATGTACTCCATATCGCTTTGACGAACACGTTCAGCCAACTGTTTATAGCGGTCAGCAATGGTATCGCCAAATACCGGGTCGTCCTCATTTTCACTCCAGAGACTCTCAACGTACTGCCAGTCTTCCGTCGTAAACAGCTCTTCGATCAATGGCAAGACCTTGCGTTCTTCGAGCTCAAGGTGACGTTTCTGTGAGTTAATGAAATCTTCTAAATGTGCAATAAACACATCTTGGGGCACCACAGCATCTTGCAGAATCATCTCGATCACCGCTGAGAATTCTTTGTTTTTTTCGGCCAGCTCTTTATGTTCCTGCTCGAGGTTTTCCACGGTCCGTTGCTTACCATAATGTTCTAAGAAATGATGATAGAGGATGTCCTCTTTTGGGTGGTGAACTTTTTCTGAATGCGTAGAGAGGTAATCAACAATCTCGCCCACTAACGCATAGTTAATGGTGCGTTCTTGTTTTATTTCATTAAGTTTGTGGCGCAATATAGCCAACAGGCGAACCATGTAGCCGTGTTCGCGTCGAATTCTTTCGATCATCATAGCGTCTCTCCTTAACACCTTCTTTTAGTAAGTGTACATGAGAAATACAATGCCAGCTTGAGCACGCTCAAAAAAACAGCGATCAGAAGATCTTAATCGCTGTTATTCAGTTTACACCGTCAGTGGTAGATGCCAATTGATAGGTTGTTTACCTTGTGATGTAAGTATTTGGTTTGCTTGCGAGAAGTGCTTGCAACCCAAAAAACCTCGGTGAGCAGAAAGTGGGGATGGGTGAGGAGCAGTAAGGACGTGATGCTTGGAACGATCGATAAATCTGCCCTTTTTCTGCGCGTGCGCGCCCCATAACAGGAATACAACGCCCTGCTGATGCAAGTTTATCGCTTCAATGACTTTGTCGGTGAACGCTTCCCATCCCGTTTTCGAATGAGAATGAGCCTTACCCTGCTCTACCGTCAATACGGTATTAAGCAGTAATACACCTTGTTCAGCCCAACTTTGCAAAAAACCGTGTTGAGGAATTTCAAAACCATCGATGTCCTGAGCAAGCTCTTTGTATATGTTCACTAAAGAAGGTGGGATTTTCACTCCAGGCAAAACAGAAAAGCACAACCCATGCGCCTGATTAGGACCGTGATAAGGGTCCTGGCCTAAAATAACCACCTTTACATCATTGAACTCGGTATAACGAAACGCATTAAACACATCTTTGCTTGGCGGATAAATCGTTTTTCCCGCCGAACGTTCCGATTCAACAAAGTTTAAGGTATCGACAAAATAGCTTTGTTTTTTTTCTTCGCCGAT belongs to Vibrio sp. STUT-A11 and includes:
- a CDS encoding DUF3545 family protein, which gives rise to MDGFQLDDIFNLDTTSTTKSRAKPMKRKWREIEEMNDRRNLLKELRELDVCNDYNLDDIKL
- the ung gene encoding uracil-DNA glycosylase; translated protein: MNQSPTWHDVIGEEKKQSYFVDTLNFVESERSAGKTIYPPSKDVFNAFRYTEFNDVKVVILGQDPYHGPNQAHGLCFSVLPGVKIPPSLVNIYKELAQDIDGFEIPQHGFLQSWAEQGVLLLNTVLTVEQGKAHSHSKTGWEAFTDKVIEAINLHQQGVVFLLWGAHAQKKGRFIDRSKHHVLTAPHPSPLSAHRGFLGCKHFSQANQILTSQGKQPINWHLPLTV
- a CDS encoding hemerythrin domain-containing protein, with the translated sequence MMIERIRREHGYMVRLLAILRHKLNEIKQERTINYALVGEIVDYLSTHSEKVHHPKEDILYHHFLEHYGKQRTVENLEQEHKELAEKNKEFSAVIEMILQDAVVPQDVFIAHLEDFINSQKRHLELEERKVLPLIEELFTTEDWQYVESLWSENEDDPVFGDTIADRYKQLAERVRQSDMEYI